A window from Mycolicibacterium tokaiense encodes these proteins:
- a CDS encoding sigma-70 family RNA polymerase sigma factor, giving the protein MRPGTFDADHQHFIAGALPLREDLMRVARRYTTNVHDAEDLVQDTIIKAWLGFGSRTSDANLRAWLVRIMVNTWIDNHRKTRSRPREVLAGSVSDADVPVERQMRMQAPSAEDTALARMPDDQLTAGMRTLPAPLQVALYYAEVCQFPLRRIAEMERIPVGTVMSRLHRARRRLRSALLGAAVPSATSCGKAAEAPDAISPGGR; this is encoded by the coding sequence ATGAGACCAGGGACGTTCGACGCCGATCACCAGCACTTCATCGCCGGGGCGCTACCGCTGCGGGAGGACCTGATGAGGGTTGCTCGTCGCTACACCACCAACGTCCACGACGCCGAAGACCTGGTGCAGGACACCATCATCAAGGCGTGGCTCGGATTCGGTTCGCGGACAAGCGATGCCAACCTGCGGGCGTGGTTGGTGCGCATCATGGTCAACACGTGGATCGACAATCATCGCAAGACCCGGAGCCGACCGCGCGAGGTGTTGGCCGGCAGCGTGTCCGACGCGGACGTCCCGGTGGAGCGGCAGATGCGTATGCAGGCACCGTCGGCGGAGGACACGGCGTTGGCGCGGATGCCGGACGACCAGTTGACTGCGGGGATGCGCACATTGCCGGCGCCGCTGCAGGTGGCCCTGTATTACGCCGAAGTGTGCCAGTTCCCGCTACGGCGGATCGCCGAGATGGAGCGTATCCCCGTGGGCACGGTGATGTCGCGGCTGCACCGAGCGCGCCGGCGGCTGCGCTCGGCGCTGCTCGGCGCCGCGGTGCCCAGCGCGACCAGTTGCGGGAAGGCGGCCGAGGCGCCGGATGCTATCTCGCCGGGAGGACGATGA
- a CDS encoding molybdopterin-binding oxidoreductase — protein sequence MTAVAVAAVLAALPAQTPAAWAEPAQPGAVGVVGDVQAPGSYTPEALCALPTRTESVTFRTHAGEQAHTYVGPSVEDLVTAAGTAPGPDPEHPNLTVAIVATGADGYAATLSWGEVAASSAPRPAVLACREDDAALSAPRLVVPGDLTGARYVNDVQTLRVIVLPAR from the coding sequence GTGACGGCGGTTGCGGTGGCAGCAGTGCTGGCGGCCCTGCCGGCACAGACACCCGCTGCCTGGGCAGAGCCCGCGCAGCCCGGTGCGGTCGGTGTCGTCGGCGATGTACAGGCGCCGGGGTCCTACACCCCGGAAGCATTGTGCGCCTTGCCCACTCGCACCGAATCGGTGACGTTTCGCACCCACGCGGGCGAACAGGCGCACACCTACGTCGGCCCGTCGGTGGAGGACCTGGTCACCGCGGCCGGGACTGCGCCGGGCCCCGATCCCGAGCACCCCAACCTGACCGTCGCCATCGTCGCCACCGGCGCCGACGGGTATGCCGCCACTCTGTCGTGGGGCGAGGTCGCCGCCTCGTCGGCGCCGCGGCCTGCGGTGCTGGCGTGCCGCGAGGACGACGCCGCGCTGTCGGCACCCCGCCTGGTGGTCCCCGGCGATCTCACCGGCGCCCGGTACGTCAACGACGTGCAGACGCTCCGGGTCATCGTCCTCCCGGCGAGATAG
- the dapA gene encoding 4-hydroxy-tetrahydrodipicolinate synthase, which produces MSTGGIDAQARLGTVLTAMVTPFHPDGSLDLPTAKKLAAHLIDSGCDGLVVSGTTGESPTTTDDEKRALLAAVLEAVGDRARVIAGVGTYDTAHSIHLAAAAAAEGAHGLLVVTPYYSRPPQSGLIAHFTAVADATDRPVILYDIPPRSSIPIEWPTLRELARHPNIVAVKDAKGDLHGGAQIMAETGLAYFSGDDALNLPWLAMGATGLISVWGHLAAGPLRDMVTALHSGDLSTARKIALTLAPLCAAQTHLGGVTLAKAGLRLQGIDVGEPRLPQMPANGAQLETLAADLRAAGLLR; this is translated from the coding sequence GTGAGCACCGGTGGGATAGACGCACAGGCACGGTTGGGAACCGTCCTGACTGCCATGGTGACGCCGTTTCACCCGGACGGCTCGCTGGATCTGCCCACCGCCAAGAAGCTCGCCGCCCATCTCATCGACTCCGGGTGTGACGGGCTGGTCGTCTCCGGCACCACCGGCGAGTCACCCACCACCACCGACGACGAGAAGCGGGCGTTGCTGGCGGCCGTCCTGGAGGCGGTCGGTGACCGGGCCCGCGTGATCGCCGGCGTCGGCACCTACGACACCGCGCACAGCATCCATCTGGCCGCGGCGGCCGCCGCCGAGGGCGCGCACGGGCTGCTGGTCGTCACGCCGTACTACTCGCGCCCGCCACAATCCGGGCTCATCGCCCACTTCACCGCGGTGGCCGACGCCACCGACCGTCCGGTGATCCTCTACGACATCCCGCCGCGATCCTCGATCCCGATCGAGTGGCCCACGCTGCGTGAGCTGGCCAGGCATCCCAACATCGTGGCGGTCAAGGATGCCAAGGGGGACCTGCACGGCGGCGCCCAGATCATGGCCGAGACCGGGTTGGCGTACTTCTCGGGCGATGACGCGCTGAACCTGCCCTGGCTCGCCATGGGTGCCACCGGCCTGATCAGCGTGTGGGGTCACCTGGCCGCCGGCCCGCTGCGCGACATGGTGACCGCGCTGCACTCCGGGGACCTGTCCACCGCCCGTAAGATCGCGCTCACCCTCGCGCCGCTGTGCGCGGCGCAGACCCACCTGGGTGGGGTCACCCTCGCCAAAGCCGGGCTCCGGTTGCAGGGCATCGACGTCGGCGAGCCGCGCCTGCCCCAGATGCCCGCCAACGGCGCACAACTCGAGACGCTGGCTGCCGATCTGCGTGCCGCCGGCCTGTTGCGGTGA
- a CDS encoding FtsK/SpoIIIE family DNA translocase, whose amino-acid sequence MASKTAARSGGKTSRSKATSRPARPATPRKKAPARKPAKQGPGLVGGAGVAVGRASRAAWLMLAKGAGSTARSVGRAHDIEPGHRRDGVALALIGVAVIVAAGSWFDAARPVGAWIDTALRVLVGGAVVLLPVLIAVIAVSLMRTEPNPETRPRLILGALMIGLPVLGLWHIWSGAPSAPAARQQAAGFIGFAIGGPLSDGLTVWIAAPLLIMGALFGLLLLTGTTIREVPATLQAMFSARLARDDDEYYDDDEYDDDHDERAADADDFSDGYYDDPVHQSDEPAAWPGGSPMDNYPLAEPVDEAPTAPEPVAVRPARKKPKAEPAPPPMPKQDTLALDRVVEGPYNLPSLDLLVAGDPPKLKSAANEQMEDAITSVLTQFKVDARVTGCTRGPTVTRYEVELGPGVKVEKITALQRNIAYAVATESVRMLAPIPGKSAVGIEVPNTDREMVRLSDVLTAPSTRRDHHPLVIGLGKDIEGDFISANLAKMPHLLVAGSTGSGKSSFVNSMLVSLLARATPEEVRMILIDPKMVELTPYEGIPHLITPIITEPKKAAAALAWLVEEMEQRYQDMQASRVRHIDVFNEKVRSGEISAPLGSQRVYKPYPYILAIVDELADLMMTAPRDVEEAIVRITQKARAAGIHLVLATQRPSVDVVTGLIKTNVPSRLAFATSSLTDSRVILDQPGAEKLIGMGDGLFLPMGANKPIRMQGAYISDEEIHAVVSATKDQAEPEFVEGVTAVKAGERKDVDPDIGDDMDVFLQAVELVVSSQFGSTSMLQRKLRVGFAKAGRLMDLMETRGIVGPSEGSKAREVLIKPDELAGTLMLIRGGSDATGADADDEPDF is encoded by the coding sequence ATGGCAAGTAAGACCGCCGCGCGTTCCGGGGGTAAAACGAGCAGGTCAAAGGCCACGTCGCGGCCGGCCCGCCCCGCTACGCCGCGTAAAAAGGCCCCCGCCCGCAAGCCGGCCAAGCAGGGTCCCGGCCTGGTCGGCGGCGCCGGCGTGGCCGTCGGGCGGGCCTCGCGCGCCGCCTGGCTGATGCTGGCCAAGGGCGCCGGCTCCACCGCGCGCTCGGTGGGACGCGCCCACGACATCGAACCCGGACACCGCCGCGACGGCGTGGCGCTGGCTCTGATCGGCGTTGCGGTCATCGTCGCCGCCGGCTCCTGGTTCGACGCAGCCCGTCCGGTCGGCGCGTGGATCGACACCGCACTGCGGGTGCTCGTCGGCGGTGCGGTGGTCTTGCTCCCGGTGCTCATCGCGGTCATCGCGGTGAGCCTCATGCGCACCGAGCCCAACCCCGAGACACGTCCGCGCCTGATCCTCGGTGCCCTGATGATCGGGCTCCCGGTCCTCGGGCTGTGGCACATCTGGTCCGGAGCGCCCAGCGCCCCGGCAGCCCGTCAGCAGGCCGCCGGGTTCATCGGTTTCGCCATCGGGGGCCCGCTGTCGGACGGTCTGACGGTCTGGATCGCGGCGCCGCTGTTGATCATGGGTGCGCTGTTCGGCCTGTTGTTGCTGACCGGTACCACCATCCGCGAGGTGCCCGCGACGTTGCAGGCCATGTTCAGTGCGCGGCTGGCCCGCGACGACGACGAGTACTACGACGACGACGAGTACGACGACGACCACGACGAGCGGGCCGCCGACGCCGACGACTTCTCCGACGGCTATTACGACGACCCGGTGCACCAGAGCGACGAGCCCGCGGCCTGGCCGGGCGGCTCGCCGATGGACAACTACCCGTTGGCCGAGCCGGTCGACGAGGCGCCGACAGCCCCGGAGCCGGTGGCGGTCAGGCCAGCCCGCAAGAAGCCCAAGGCCGAGCCGGCGCCTCCGCCGATGCCCAAGCAGGACACGCTGGCCCTGGACCGCGTCGTCGAGGGCCCGTATAACCTGCCCTCGCTGGACCTGCTGGTCGCCGGAGACCCGCCCAAGCTCAAGAGCGCAGCCAACGAGCAGATGGAAGACGCCATCACCTCGGTGCTGACCCAGTTCAAGGTCGACGCACGCGTGACCGGCTGCACCCGCGGCCCGACCGTCACCCGCTACGAGGTCGAACTGGGCCCCGGCGTGAAGGTCGAGAAGATCACCGCGCTGCAGCGCAACATCGCCTACGCCGTGGCCACCGAGAGCGTGCGCATGCTGGCTCCCATCCCGGGCAAGTCCGCCGTCGGTATCGAGGTGCCCAACACCGACCGCGAGATGGTGCGCCTGTCCGACGTGTTGACCGCACCGTCGACCCGTCGCGACCACCACCCGTTGGTGATCGGTCTGGGGAAGGACATCGAAGGCGACTTCATCTCCGCCAACCTGGCCAAGATGCCGCACCTGTTGGTGGCCGGCTCCACCGGCTCCGGCAAGTCCAGCTTCGTCAACTCGATGCTGGTCTCGCTGCTCGCGCGGGCCACTCCGGAGGAGGTCAGGATGATCCTGATCGACCCGAAGATGGTGGAACTGACCCCCTACGAGGGCATTCCGCACCTGATCACGCCCATCATCACCGAGCCCAAGAAGGCGGCCGCCGCGCTGGCCTGGCTGGTCGAGGAGATGGAGCAGCGCTACCAGGACATGCAGGCCTCGCGGGTGCGCCACATCGACGTGTTCAACGAGAAGGTCCGCAGCGGCGAGATCTCCGCGCCGTTGGGCAGCCAGCGCGTCTACAAGCCATACCCCTACATCCTGGCCATCGTCGACGAGCTCGCCGACCTGATGATGACCGCACCGCGCGACGTGGAAGAGGCGATCGTGCGCATCACCCAGAAGGCGCGCGCCGCCGGCATCCACCTGGTGCTGGCCACCCAGCGACCCTCAGTCGACGTCGTGACCGGCCTCATCAAGACCAACGTGCCCTCGCGGCTGGCATTCGCCACCTCGTCGCTGACCGACTCCCGCGTCATCTTGGACCAACCCGGGGCCGAGAAGCTGATCGGCATGGGCGACGGTCTTTTCCTGCCGATGGGGGCCAACAAGCCGATCCGTATGCAGGGTGCCTACATCTCCGATGAGGAGATCCACGCCGTCGTCTCGGCCACCAAAGACCAGGCCGAGCCGGAGTTCGTCGAGGGTGTCACCGCGGTCAAGGCCGGCGAGCGCAAGGACGTCGACCCGGACATCGGCGACGACATGGACGTCTTCCTGCAGGCCGTCGAGCTGGTGGTCTCGTCGCAGTTCGGCTCGACCTCGATGCTGCAGCGCAAATTGCGGGTCGGCTTCGCGAAGGCCGGCCGCCTGATGGACCTGATGGAGACCCGCGGCATCGTGGGCCCCTCGGAAGGCTCGAAAGCGCGCGAGGTCCTGATCAAGCCCGACGAGCTGGCCGGCACGCTGATGCTGATCCGTGGCGGTTCCGACGCCACCGGCGCCGACGCCGACGACGAGCCGGACTTCTAG
- a CDS encoding ribonuclease J gives MSTELAPPGPLASGGVRVTALGGIGEIGRNMTVFEHLGRLLVIDCGVLFPGHDEPGVDLILPDLRHIEGRLDDIEALVLTHAHEDHIGAIPHLLKLRSDIPVVGSKFTLALVAAKCREHRIKPVFVEVAEGQSSRHGVFECEYFAVNHSIPDALAIAVYAGGSTILHTGDIKLDQLPLDGRPTDLPGMSRLGDAGVDLFLCDSTNAEIPGVGPSESEIGPNLHRLIRSAEGRVIVACFASNVARVQQIIDAAVALGRKVSFVGRSMVRNMAIAKELGFLTVADDDVLDIGAAEMMPADRVVLITTGTQGEPMAALSRMSRGEHRSITLTDGDLIILSSSQIPGNEEAIFGVIDALAKLGARVVTNAQVRIHVSGHAYAGELLFLYNGVRPRNVMPVHGTWRHLRANAALAEQTGVPADSIVLAENGVSVDLVGGKVAISGAVPVGKMFVDGLITGDVGDATLGERLVLSSGFIAVTVVLRRGTGKLAGPPHLHSRGFSEDPKALEPAARKVAADLESLAEQGVTDVTRIAQAARRAVGKWVGETYRRQPMIVPTVLEV, from the coding sequence GTGAGCACTGAACTGGCACCACCAGGGCCGCTGGCATCCGGCGGTGTGCGCGTGACCGCACTGGGCGGCATCGGTGAAATCGGCCGCAACATGACGGTTTTCGAGCACCTGGGCCGGCTGCTGGTCATCGACTGCGGGGTCTTGTTCCCGGGCCACGACGAACCGGGTGTCGATCTGATCCTGCCCGACCTTCGTCACATCGAAGGCCGCCTCGACGACATCGAGGCGCTGGTGCTCACCCATGCGCACGAAGACCACATCGGCGCCATCCCGCACCTGCTCAAACTGCGTTCCGACATTCCGGTGGTGGGCTCGAAGTTCACCCTGGCGCTGGTGGCGGCCAAGTGCCGCGAGCACCGCATCAAGCCGGTGTTCGTCGAGGTGGCCGAGGGGCAGAGCAGCAGGCACGGAGTGTTCGAGTGTGAGTACTTCGCCGTCAACCACTCCATCCCGGACGCGCTGGCCATCGCCGTGTACGCCGGCGGATCCACTATCCTGCACACCGGTGACATCAAGCTCGACCAGCTGCCGCTGGACGGCAGGCCCACCGATCTGCCGGGAATGTCGCGCCTCGGTGATGCGGGTGTCGATCTGTTCCTCTGCGATTCCACCAATGCCGAGATCCCCGGCGTCGGACCGTCGGAAAGTGAGATCGGCCCGAATCTGCACCGATTGATCCGCTCCGCCGAGGGCCGGGTGATCGTGGCCTGCTTCGCCTCCAATGTCGCACGCGTGCAACAGATCATCGACGCCGCGGTGGCGCTGGGTCGCAAGGTCTCGTTCGTCGGCCGGTCGATGGTGCGCAACATGGCGATCGCCAAGGAACTCGGCTTCCTGACCGTCGCCGACGACGACGTGCTCGACATCGGCGCCGCCGAGATGATGCCCGCCGACCGCGTGGTGCTGATCACCACCGGTACCCAGGGCGAGCCCATGGCCGCCCTGTCGCGGATGTCGCGCGGTGAGCACCGCAGCATCACCCTCACCGACGGCGACCTCATCATCTTGTCGTCGTCGCAGATCCCCGGCAACGAGGAAGCGATCTTCGGGGTGATCGACGCCCTGGCCAAACTGGGCGCCCGCGTGGTCACCAATGCGCAAGTGCGCATCCATGTTTCCGGGCACGCTTATGCGGGTGAGCTGCTGTTCCTCTACAACGGTGTCCGGCCACGCAACGTGATGCCGGTGCACGGCACCTGGCGGCACCTGCGGGCCAACGCCGCGCTCGCCGAACAGACCGGTGTGCCTGCGGACTCGATCGTCTTGGCCGAGAACGGCGTCAGCGTTGATCTGGTGGGTGGCAAGGTCGCCATCTCCGGTGCCGTACCCGTGGGCAAGATGTTCGTCGACGGCCTCATCACCGGTGATGTCGGTGATGCCACCCTCGGTGAGCGCCTGGTGCTGTCGTCGGGATTCATCGCGGTCACGGTGGTTCTCCGCCGCGGCACCGGCAAGCTCGCCGGCCCGCCTCACCTGCATTCCCGTGGGTTCTCCGAGGACCCCAAGGCGCTGGAGCCGGCCGCGCGCAAGGTCGCCGCAGACCTGGAAAGCCTTGCCGAACAAGGGGTCACAGACGTGACCCGGATCGCCCAAGCTGCACGCCGCGCCGTCGGCAAGTGGGTCGGCGAGACCTATCGCCGTCAGCCGATGATCGTGCCCACGGTGCTGGAGGTCTGA
- the thyX gene encoding FAD-dependent thymidylate synthase, which translates to MAEIAPLRVQLIAKTEFTAPADVPWSTDADGGQALVEFAGRACYQSWDKPNPRTATNAGYLQHIIDVGHFSVLEHASVSFYITGISRSCTHELIRHRHFSYSQLSQRYVPENESEVVLPPGIEDDPDLQQLFADAADASRAAYTELLSKLEDKLAGQPNATLRRKQARQAARAVLPNATETRIVVTGNYRAWRHFIAMRASEHADVEIRRLAIACLRSLIGVAPAVFADFEIATLADGSEVATSPLATEA; encoded by the coding sequence GTGGCCGAGATCGCCCCGCTGCGGGTGCAACTGATTGCCAAGACGGAGTTCACCGCTCCTGCTGATGTGCCGTGGAGCACCGACGCCGACGGCGGCCAGGCGCTGGTGGAGTTCGCCGGCCGTGCCTGCTACCAGAGTTGGGACAAGCCGAATCCGCGGACGGCCACCAACGCCGGTTACCTGCAGCACATCATCGACGTCGGCCACTTCTCGGTCCTCGAACACGCCAGCGTCAGCTTCTACATCACCGGCATCTCGCGCTCGTGCACCCACGAGTTGATCCGGCACCGGCACTTCTCTTACTCACAACTGTCGCAGCGCTACGTCCCCGAAAACGAGTCCGAGGTGGTGCTGCCGCCGGGAATCGAAGACGATCCGGATTTGCAGCAACTGTTCGCCGACGCCGCCGACGCCAGCCGCGCGGCCTACACAGAGTTGCTGAGCAAGCTCGAGGACAAGCTCGCCGGTCAACCCAACGCCACCCTGAGGCGTAAACAGGCCCGGCAGGCCGCTCGGGCGGTGCTTCCCAACGCCACCGAGACCCGCATCGTCGTCACCGGCAACTACCGGGCCTGGCGGCACTTCATCGCGATGCGCGCCAGTGAACATGCCGACGTGGAGATCCGCCGGCTCGCGATCGCGTGTCTGCGCAGCCTGATCGGGGTTGCACCGGCGGTGTTCGCCGATTTCGAGATAGCGACCCTGGCCGACGGCTCCGAGGTGGCGACATCCCCGCTGGCCACCGAAGCGTGA
- a CDS encoding putative quinol monooxygenase has product MPVVVVATFTVKPESVDTVRDACTRAIATVHDEPGCELYALHEAENVFVFVEQWADADALKAHSTAPGVTGLFGEIGPHLDGAPDIKMLQPVPAGDPVKGAVRH; this is encoded by the coding sequence ATGCCGGTCGTCGTCGTCGCCACGTTCACCGTCAAACCCGAATCCGTGGACACGGTGCGCGACGCCTGCACCCGCGCCATCGCCACCGTGCACGACGAGCCGGGATGCGAGCTCTACGCACTGCACGAGGCCGAGAACGTCTTCGTCTTCGTCGAACAGTGGGCGGATGCCGACGCGCTGAAGGCACACAGCACCGCCCCCGGGGTCACCGGGCTGTTCGGGGAGATCGGTCCGCATCTCGACGGGGCCCCGGACATCAAGATGCTGCAACCCGTACCCGCCGGGGACCCCGTCAAGGGCGCGGTGCGGCACTGA
- a CDS encoding DUF559 domain-containing protein: MPKPVELCVRNDKPPARVITRRDTILDCEIEVIRGVSVTTVARTAFDLARLRTERQAVARLDALARAHPFHAADVLEVADRHRGVKGRPRVAKVLQHVDSGAESLQESYLRLTLTDAGFPRPQTQIAVPRPGGRRYFLDMGWPELMVAVEYDGDHHRADRQTYTNDVVRSEYLASVGWTVIRVLADHQQSDIIGRVRRARDSRS, translated from the coding sequence ATGCCAAAACCCGTGGAGCTCTGTGTGCGCAATGACAAGCCGCCGGCCAGGGTGATCACCCGACGAGACACCATCCTCGATTGCGAAATCGAGGTGATCCGGGGCGTTTCCGTGACGACGGTGGCCCGCACCGCCTTCGACCTGGCGCGTCTGCGGACCGAACGGCAAGCGGTCGCCCGCCTCGACGCGCTCGCGAGAGCCCACCCTTTCCACGCCGCGGACGTTCTCGAGGTGGCCGACCGGCACAGGGGCGTCAAGGGCCGGCCCCGGGTTGCGAAGGTGTTGCAACACGTCGATTCCGGTGCCGAGTCGCTGCAGGAAAGCTATCTGAGGCTGACGCTCACCGACGCCGGCTTCCCCCGGCCACAGACCCAGATCGCCGTGCCCAGGCCCGGTGGTCGCCGCTATTTCCTGGACATGGGCTGGCCCGAGCTGATGGTCGCGGTCGAATACGACGGCGATCATCACCGGGCCGACCGGCAGACGTACACCAACGATGTGGTCAGGTCCGAATACCTGGCGTCGGTGGGGTGGACCGTCATCCGGGTTCTCGCCGATCATCAGCAGTCAGACATCATCGGCCGGGTGCGGCGAGCCCGAGACTCGCGCAGCTAG
- a CDS encoding mycofactocin-coupled SDR family oxidoreductase: MGSLDGKVAFITGAARGQGRAHAVKLASEGADIIAVDLCAQIDSVPYPLATPDDLAATVKLVEDTGARIVATEADVRDRTALKSALWAGIDALGTPEIAIANAGIAPMAADNAWQDVLDVNLTGVFHTVDVVMKPMIKGGRGGSIVLTSSVAGLVGLAAPMAGSLGYAAAKHAVVGLMRSYANLLAPYSIRVNSIHPAGVNTPMIDNDFTRSWLDGLAQQSAGQGPDMTNALPVQALEPEDVAEAVAWLVSDAARYITGVTLPVDAGFVNKR, encoded by the coding sequence ATGGGCAGCTTGGACGGAAAAGTCGCGTTCATCACCGGTGCGGCCCGGGGTCAGGGTCGCGCGCACGCGGTCAAGCTGGCCTCCGAGGGTGCCGACATCATCGCCGTCGACCTGTGCGCTCAGATCGACTCGGTCCCCTATCCCCTGGCCACCCCGGATGATCTGGCCGCTACGGTCAAACTGGTCGAGGACACCGGGGCGCGCATCGTGGCCACCGAGGCCGACGTCCGCGACCGGACAGCCCTGAAGTCGGCCCTGTGGGCGGGTATCGACGCACTCGGCACCCCCGAGATCGCCATCGCCAACGCGGGAATCGCCCCCATGGCCGCCGACAACGCCTGGCAGGACGTCCTGGATGTGAATCTCACCGGCGTCTTCCACACCGTCGACGTGGTGATGAAGCCGATGATCAAGGGGGGCCGGGGCGGGTCCATCGTGCTCACCAGTTCGGTGGCCGGCCTGGTGGGGCTGGCCGCACCGATGGCCGGGTCACTGGGCTACGCGGCCGCCAAACACGCCGTCGTCGGGCTGATGCGGTCATATGCGAATCTGCTTGCCCCGTACAGCATCCGGGTCAACTCGATACACCCCGCCGGGGTGAACACGCCGATGATCGACAACGATTTCACCCGCAGCTGGCTCGACGGCCTGGCCCAGCAGTCAGCGGGCCAGGGCCCCGACATGACCAATGCGCTGCCGGTGCAGGCCCTCGAGCCCGAGGACGTGGCCGAGGCGGTGGCCTGGCTGGTCTCGGATGCGGCGCGCTACATCACCGGCGTCACCCTGCCGGTGGACGCCGGCTTCGTGAACAAGCGCTGA
- a CDS encoding TerC family protein: protein MNVPSWLWVATIAGIVGLLLFDFVFHVRKAHVPSLREAAVWSAFYVGIALVFGVALLVFAGPTYGGEYFAGYVTEKALSVDNLFVFLIIMSSFAVPREDQQKVLLFGIVFALIARTGFIFLGAALINQFAWIFYLFGLILILTAVNMIKGELSGGGHGDGQNFVVRLARRFLRTSEHYDGDKLFTVENGKRVLTPMLLVMVAIGGTDILFALDSIPAIFGLTQETYIVFTATAFSLMGLRQLFFLIDGLLERLIYLSWGLSVILGFIGVKLILHALHENTLPFVNGGEHVAVPEISTGLSLGVILGVLVITVVASLFSGKGKAKTTIANLRRHLDEYLDLGYTQDMAERERVYQRAVAEGEQFGSLDPKYHSLAQDEPDLLEKIAEVRRRHEQMEAGNP, encoded by the coding sequence GTGAACGTACCGTCCTGGCTGTGGGTGGCCACGATCGCCGGCATCGTGGGGCTGCTGCTGTTCGACTTCGTCTTCCATGTCCGCAAGGCACACGTGCCGTCGCTGCGGGAGGCGGCGGTGTGGTCGGCGTTCTACGTCGGTATCGCGCTCGTGTTCGGCGTGGCGCTGTTGGTGTTCGCCGGCCCGACCTACGGGGGCGAGTACTTCGCGGGATACGTCACCGAGAAGGCGCTCAGTGTCGACAACCTGTTCGTCTTCCTGATCATCATGAGCAGCTTCGCGGTGCCGCGTGAGGACCAGCAGAAGGTGCTGCTGTTCGGCATCGTCTTCGCCCTGATTGCCCGGACCGGCTTCATTTTCCTCGGTGCGGCGCTGATCAACCAGTTCGCCTGGATCTTCTACCTGTTCGGTCTGATCCTCATCCTCACCGCGGTCAACATGATCAAGGGGGAGCTGTCCGGGGGCGGGCACGGCGACGGTCAGAACTTCGTCGTCCGGTTGGCCCGGCGCTTCCTGCGGACCTCCGAGCACTACGACGGCGACAAACTGTTCACCGTCGAGAACGGCAAACGGGTGCTGACCCCGATGCTGCTGGTGATGGTGGCCATCGGCGGCACCGACATCCTCTTCGCGCTGGACTCCATCCCGGCCATCTTCGGTCTCACCCAGGAGACCTACATCGTCTTCACCGCCACGGCGTTCTCATTGATGGGACTGCGCCAGCTGTTCTTCCTGATCGACGGGCTGCTGGAACGGCTGATCTACCTGTCGTGGGGGCTGTCGGTGATCCTCGGGTTCATCGGCGTGAAACTGATCCTGCACGCGTTGCACGAGAACACGCTGCCCTTCGTCAACGGCGGTGAGCACGTCGCGGTGCCCGAGATCAGCACCGGCCTGTCCCTCGGGGTGATCCTGGGCGTCCTCGTCATCACCGTGGTGGCCTCGCTGTTCAGTGGCAAGGGCAAGGCCAAGACCACGATCGCCAACCTGCGCAGGCACCTCGACGAGTACCTCGACCTGGGCTACACGCAGGACATGGCCGAACGAGAACGGGTCTATCAGCGGGCGGTGGCCGAGGGCGAGCAATTCGGATCACTCGACCCGAAGTACCACTCCCTGGCCCAGGACGAGCCCGACCTGCTGGAGAAGATCGCCGAGGTGCGCCGCCGCCACGAACAGATGGAGGCGGGCAACCCCTGA